A genomic region of Chlorobaculum parvum NCIB 8327 contains the following coding sequences:
- a CDS encoding 5' nucleotidase, NT5C type: MPEQRNIVIGVDLDGVCADFYGRMRQIAAEWFERPIGELPAEVSYGLSEWGIRNKSDYDSLHRFAVTQRELFSSMEMIPGARKYLRMLSDEGYRIRIITHRLFIHYFHATAVQQTVNWLDSHGIPYWDLCFMKEKSQVGADIYVEDTPENVMSLREKGLYTICFGNSTNRHVDAPRAESWQEVYEMVRSYLA; this comes from the coding sequence ATGCCGGAGCAACGAAATATTGTCATCGGTGTCGATCTTGATGGTGTGTGCGCCGATTTTTACGGGCGCATGCGCCAGATTGCCGCCGAGTGGTTCGAGCGGCCAATTGGCGAGCTGCCTGCCGAAGTTTCATACGGCTTGTCGGAATGGGGGATCCGGAACAAGAGCGATTATGACAGTCTGCACCGTTTTGCCGTGACGCAGCGAGAGCTGTTCAGCAGCATGGAGATGATTCCAGGCGCCCGCAAATACCTCCGCATGCTCTCCGACGAGGGGTATCGCATCCGCATTATCACGCACCGGTTGTTCATTCACTACTTCCATGCCACTGCCGTTCAGCAGACGGTCAACTGGCTCGACAGCCACGGAATTCCTTATTGGGACCTCTGCTTCATGAAGGAGAAATCACAAGTAGGAGCGGATATCTATGTGGAGGATACGCCTGAAAATGTCATGAGCCTTCGTGAAAAAGGGCTGTATACCATCTGTTTCGGCAACAGCACCAATCGGCACGTGGATGCGCCCAGAGCCGAGTCCTGGCAGGAGGTGTACGAGATGGTTC
- the trxA gene encoding thioredoxin, with protein sequence MQSRAPFDFQNDVIEQSNFIPVLVDFWAPWCGPCQSLAPVLESLAERHVDKWKLVKVNTEELPDIASRYGVRGIPNVKLFSHGEVIDEFTGALPEYQIEQWLKKALPSQWAEQVQRASAEMADGNEAGAVTLLEEVLANEPDNSKAAAMLIRLILFSRPDEALRLAEPLEGEPEYADLSEAARTLGTLLVRPPGELPDGDSKDAYGSAIESLRAGELDSALDRFIGVLREDRYYDDDGSRKACIAIFRLLGEEHDITMKYRRTFDRAF encoded by the coding sequence ATGCAAAGCCGTGCCCCTTTTGATTTTCAGAACGATGTCATTGAACAAAGTAATTTTATTCCGGTGCTGGTCGATTTCTGGGCTCCTTGGTGCGGGCCTTGCCAAAGCCTTGCTCCGGTGCTTGAAAGCCTTGCCGAGCGCCATGTAGATAAATGGAAGCTTGTCAAGGTCAATACCGAGGAGTTGCCCGACATTGCGTCCCGATATGGTGTGAGAGGCATTCCCAATGTGAAGCTTTTTTCACACGGCGAGGTGATCGACGAGTTTACCGGTGCGCTTCCCGAATATCAGATCGAGCAGTGGCTCAAAAAGGCGCTGCCAAGCCAGTGGGCCGAACAGGTGCAGCGCGCTTCCGCAGAAATGGCTGATGGCAATGAGGCAGGCGCCGTTACCTTGCTCGAAGAGGTGCTTGCCAATGAGCCCGACAACAGCAAGGCTGCGGCGATGCTGATTCGCCTGATTCTGTTCTCGCGTCCCGACGAAGCGCTGCGTCTTGCTGAGCCGCTTGAGGGAGAGCCGGAGTATGCCGATCTCAGCGAAGCTGCGCGAACTCTTGGAACACTTCTGGTACGACCGCCCGGAGAACTTCCGGATGGTGACTCGAAAGATGCTTACGGTTCGGCCATCGAAAGCCTGAGAGCGGGAGAGCTTGACAGCGCTCTCGACCGTTTTATCGGCGTGCTGAGGGAGGATCGTTACTACGACGATGACGGTTCGCGCAAAGCCTGCATCGCTATTTTCCGCCTGCTTGGCGAGGAGCACGATATCACGATGAAGTATCGCCGAACCTTCGACCGCGCATTCTGA
- a CDS encoding DUF2141 domain-containing protein, which translates to MKKIALLLLLIFALSAPAGAEQNPDSAGIIEVCIDNIRSSDGTVGVALFNTKKGFPDKSERAIKGKSVPAGKQCIVLFKNVPYGTYAVSVLHDENGNGKMDKAFLGIPKEGFGTSNNPKLKMGPPSFSDSQFDLAQQKITLNINMKYLRNPEEKK; encoded by the coding sequence ATGAAAAAAATTGCATTGCTCCTGTTGCTGATTTTCGCCCTCTCGGCTCCCGCAGGCGCTGAACAGAATCCTGACTCCGCAGGCATCATCGAGGTTTGCATCGACAATATCCGCAGTTCCGACGGCACGGTCGGCGTCGCGCTGTTCAACACCAAAAAGGGATTCCCCGATAAAAGCGAAAGGGCCATCAAGGGCAAAAGCGTTCCAGCCGGAAAGCAGTGCATCGTGCTTTTCAAGAACGTTCCTTACGGCACCTACGCGGTCAGTGTACTGCACGATGAGAATGGCAACGGCAAAATGGACAAGGCGTTCCTCGGCATTCCGAAAGAGGGGTTTGGCACATCAAACAATCCGAAGCTGAAAATGGGCCCACCTTCGTTTTCGGACTCCCAGTTTGACCTTGCCCAGCAGAAAATAACCCTGAACATCAACATGAAGTACCTCCGCAACCCCGAAGAGAAAAAGTGA
- a CDS encoding BaiN/RdsA family NAD(P)/FAD-dependent oxidoreductase, whose translation MQKNGIERVLLIVGAGASGMLAAISARKQARALGIADKQFRIILFERNPKPGNKIAISGGGHCNLTHAGDVRHLLETGFFDKKEQRFLRHAVHRFSNADLLELFGRYGLKTMARENGRVFPESGRAAEVLELMQRMLRDSAAEIVTGARIDRLDCDDRGCIVCAGDRCFEGDTVILAAGGSSWGSSGTTGDGVRLAASAGQTVVRVLPALAPLWFNAPPRRELVGISLRNVALVAESDGASDVRRGDVLVSHRGVSGPACLSLSRSVASMMASGAQVRIAIDLFPGHNEQALSSFLLDQASRHGSRLLRTVLQRMPVAPEKLGESENENGEVQTIPNAFANEIMRLAKIDETVTMSVLGKQQRQRIVSLLKRLPLGTVRKVPLEQAEVSAGGVALGEIDPKTMRSKLNSRLYCCGELLDYAGEVGGFNLQAAFSTGWVAGLEATQALFGTEPA comes from the coding sequence GTGCAGAAGAACGGAATTGAGCGTGTGCTGCTCATCGTCGGGGCGGGGGCTTCGGGGATGCTTGCGGCGATTTCGGCGCGGAAACAGGCAAGAGCGCTTGGTATCGCTGACAAGCAGTTTCGCATCATTCTGTTTGAGCGCAATCCGAAGCCGGGCAACAAAATCGCTATTTCGGGGGGGGGACACTGCAACCTTACCCATGCTGGCGATGTTCGGCATCTGCTCGAAACCGGTTTCTTCGACAAAAAGGAGCAGCGTTTCCTGCGTCACGCGGTGCACCGTTTTTCCAATGCCGATCTTCTTGAGCTGTTCGGCAGGTATGGTCTCAAAACGATGGCGCGTGAGAACGGTCGGGTTTTTCCTGAATCGGGTCGCGCCGCCGAGGTGCTGGAGCTCATGCAGCGAATGCTTCGCGACAGCGCGGCGGAGATCGTAACCGGCGCACGAATCGATCGTCTCGACTGTGACGACCGCGGCTGCATTGTCTGCGCTGGAGATCGGTGCTTCGAAGGCGATACGGTGATTCTGGCGGCTGGCGGCTCCTCATGGGGCTCGTCGGGCACCACCGGTGACGGGGTCAGGCTGGCGGCTTCCGCCGGGCAGACCGTCGTTCGTGTGCTGCCCGCGCTCGCACCGCTCTGGTTCAACGCACCGCCGCGACGTGAGCTGGTAGGGATTTCGCTGCGTAACGTGGCGCTTGTTGCCGAGTCGGACGGCGCGAGTGATGTGCGCCGCGGCGATGTGCTTGTCAGCCATCGGGGCGTTTCCGGCCCGGCGTGCCTCTCGCTGTCGCGCTCCGTGGCTTCCATGATGGCGTCAGGTGCTCAGGTCAGGATTGCAATCGATCTCTTTCCCGGTCACAACGAACAGGCGCTCTCCTCGTTTTTGCTCGACCAGGCTTCTCGCCATGGTAGCCGTCTTTTGCGTACCGTGCTCCAACGGATGCCGGTCGCTCCTGAAAAGCTTGGTGAGTCGGAGAACGAGAATGGGGAGGTGCAGACCATTCCAAATGCTTTTGCCAACGAAATTATGCGCTTGGCGAAAATCGATGAGACGGTGACGATGAGCGTGCTCGGAAAGCAGCAGCGCCAGCGTATCGTCTCATTGCTGAAGCGTTTGCCGCTCGGTACGGTGCGCAAGGTGCCGCTTGAACAGGCCGAAGTCTCAGCTGGAGGGGTTGCGCTTGGCGAAATCGATCCCAAAACGATGCGCTCGAAGCTTAACTCTCGCCTCTACTGCTGCGGTGAGCTGCTCGACTACGCGGGCGAGGTGGGTGGTTTCAACCTGCAAGCAGCATTTTCAACAGGCTGGGTGGCCGGTCTGGAAGCCACCCAGGCATTGTTCGGAACCGAACCCGCTTAG
- a CDS encoding efflux RND transporter periplasmic adaptor subunit translates to MKPLSRTQRIVAISSVVVIALLALVLRPAPLPVDAGKVSYGPLDVTLEDEGYTRVIDRFAIAAPVTGKLLRIGLVEGDSVRSGMTVASILPPDQNTREYREAAAMAGSASASVAEAQARQRQISVQLAQARLKAERYDRLYQEGAVSKESHELAREDASVLEKEARAAQEAVRAARLQAVAAEARIDRKIATKAVEVRSPVTGRVLRIPDKSERFVTAGTPLVEIGNPEQLEVVIDVLSSDAVSVKPGDPVAIDDWGGKGTLKASVTRIEPAAFTKTSALGIEEKRVNIIATLDQPEPLLGDNFRVQASIVTWSAERVLRVPVSALFRSGQQWEVFVIDGRRAKTRKVSIGQRGIDDAEVLDGLRDGERVVMHPPNELQDGMRVTTSSE, encoded by the coding sequence ATGAAACCATTGAGCAGAACCCAGCGCATTGTCGCCATTTCATCGGTCGTAGTCATCGCCCTGCTCGCGCTGGTGCTTCGGCCAGCACCGTTGCCGGTCGATGCCGGAAAGGTGAGCTACGGGCCGCTCGACGTGACGCTTGAAGACGAGGGATACACCAGGGTGATCGACCGCTTTGCCATCGCCGCACCGGTGACCGGCAAGCTGCTGCGGATCGGGCTGGTGGAGGGCGACAGTGTCCGGTCCGGCATGACGGTGGCCTCGATTTTGCCGCCTGATCAGAATACGCGGGAATACCGCGAAGCGGCGGCAATGGCCGGTTCGGCATCAGCTTCCGTGGCCGAAGCCCAGGCGCGGCAGCGGCAGATTTCGGTGCAGCTTGCCCAGGCACGTCTGAAAGCGGAGCGTTACGACCGCCTCTATCAGGAGGGCGCGGTGTCGAAGGAGAGCCACGAGCTTGCTCGGGAGGATGCCTCGGTACTTGAAAAAGAGGCGCGTGCAGCGCAAGAGGCGGTGCGTGCAGCGCGCTTGCAGGCTGTCGCCGCCGAGGCGCGCATCGACCGGAAAATCGCCACGAAGGCGGTCGAGGTACGTTCCCCGGTGACGGGCCGGGTGTTGCGCATTCCCGACAAGAGCGAGCGATTCGTGACGGCCGGTACGCCGCTGGTCGAGATCGGTAATCCGGAGCAGCTTGAGGTTGTCATTGATGTGCTCTCTTCGGACGCCGTCAGTGTGAAGCCCGGTGATCCGGTTGCTATCGACGACTGGGGCGGCAAGGGGACGCTCAAGGCCTCCGTGACGCGCATCGAACCGGCAGCGTTCACCAAGACCTCCGCGCTCGGAATCGAGGAAAAGCGGGTGAACATCATTGCCACGCTCGACCAGCCGGAACCGCTTCTCGGCGACAATTTCCGCGTTCAGGCCAGCATCGTCACCTGGAGTGCCGAACGGGTGCTCAGGGTGCCGGTCAGTGCGCTTTTCAGGAGCGGCCAGCAGTGGGAAGTGTTCGTCATCGACGGCAGACGGGCTAAAACTCGCAAGGTGAGCATCGGCCAGCGCGGCATCGATGACGCCGAAGTACTCGACGGTCTCCGCGATGGCGAGCGCGTGGTGATGCATCCGCCGAACGAGTTGCAGGACGGCATGAGGGTGACAACCAGCAGCGAGTAG
- a CDS encoding ABC transporter permease gives MKELNRKLLRDLLHMKGQMLAVTAVVLCGIAVFVSMTNVKYSLEVSRSDYYSRYRFADLFMQCKRAPEFLRGKVSRIPGVATVSTRIQTDVTVDVPGLDEPATAHLVSLPDRGEPSLNGVYISSGRMPDPSRPEEVVVSKPFMKANRLQPGDHIGVVINGRWKRLQIVGVGLSPEYIYEVQPGAFFPDNRRFGVFWMNRKALESALDMSGAFNDMALTLAHGASEKEVIRQLDRIFARYGSLGAYGRDQQLSDRFISDEIRILGIEITVLPTIFLAVAIFLLNIVLRRLVSTQREQIAVLKAMGYSNEDIGLHVLGFALVPTVAGVMLGTGGGAWLGTQLLQLYGDVYNFPRLIYDFRMENALAAVLLSFGAAVGGALDAARKAVNLPPAEAMRPESPAIYKPGILDNPQIARRFSTPVRIIVRNIERHPFKSLLSVTMIALSIAILVVSRYTFDSVKRMSEVEFGSRHREDVTVIFNEAMPPSTAFSFASMKGVLDAEYYREEPVRLRFGSHSRRQTLKGLQKTDGLQRLTDSNDRLQNLPARGLLLTTTLADLLDVKAGDVLQVEFLQGERRSVEVPVAGTIDELLGLSAYLRIDELNRLAGDGGALSAALLKLDGSKRIALYERFKQTPGIAGVMMLQAMKKSFDEMIAKSMNTSTFILTAFACVLAFAMIYNGARITLSERVRELSSLRVLGMTKREIAVILLGEQAVFCIAAIPLGFAIGVVLSVLLAKALSSELYRMPLVFTPVNFLFAFAVMVTVAIVTGLIVGRRIHTLDLIAVLKTRE, from the coding sequence ATGAAAGAGCTCAACCGGAAACTTCTGCGCGATCTTCTGCACATGAAGGGGCAGATGCTGGCGGTGACGGCAGTGGTGCTGTGCGGGATTGCGGTGTTTGTGTCGATGACCAATGTGAAGTACTCGCTGGAGGTGTCGCGCTCCGATTATTACAGCCGCTACCGGTTTGCCGATCTGTTCATGCAGTGCAAGCGTGCGCCGGAGTTTTTGCGCGGCAAGGTGAGCCGCATTCCGGGCGTGGCGACGGTGAGCACGCGCATCCAGACCGATGTGACCGTGGATGTTCCGGGGCTCGATGAACCGGCGACCGCGCACCTGGTGTCGCTTCCCGACCGGGGCGAGCCGTCGCTGAACGGCGTGTACATTTCATCGGGGCGCATGCCCGATCCGTCCCGCCCGGAGGAGGTGGTGGTGAGCAAACCGTTCATGAAGGCGAACCGCCTTCAGCCGGGCGACCACATTGGCGTGGTGATCAACGGGCGCTGGAAGCGGTTGCAGATCGTGGGCGTCGGGTTGTCGCCGGAGTATATTTACGAGGTGCAGCCGGGCGCGTTTTTCCCGGATAACCGCCGATTCGGGGTGTTCTGGATGAACCGCAAGGCGCTTGAGTCGGCGCTTGACATGAGCGGCGCGTTCAACGATATGGCGTTGACTCTGGCGCACGGAGCTTCGGAAAAAGAGGTGATCCGTCAGCTCGACAGGATCTTCGCCCGCTACGGTTCGCTCGGGGCTTACGGGCGTGACCAGCAGCTTTCCGACCGCTTTATCTCCGATGAAATCCGCATTCTCGGCATCGAAATTACCGTTTTGCCGACCATTTTTCTGGCGGTCGCGATCTTCCTTCTGAACATCGTCCTGCGGCGGCTGGTGAGCACGCAGCGAGAGCAGATCGCCGTGCTCAAGGCGATGGGGTACAGCAACGAGGATATCGGCCTGCACGTGCTCGGGTTTGCGCTTGTGCCGACGGTTGCGGGCGTGATGCTCGGTACGGGAGGCGGTGCGTGGCTGGGTACGCAGTTGCTGCAACTGTACGGCGACGTCTATAATTTTCCCAGGCTGATCTATGATTTCCGGATGGAGAACGCCTTGGCCGCGGTGCTGCTGAGCTTCGGTGCGGCGGTTGGCGGAGCGCTCGATGCGGCTCGCAAGGCCGTGAATCTCCCTCCAGCCGAGGCAATGCGTCCCGAGTCGCCAGCGATCTACAAGCCGGGCATTCTCGACAATCCGCAAATCGCCCGCCGGTTTTCGACGCCGGTGCGAATCATCGTGCGCAATATCGAGCGCCATCCGTTCAAATCGCTTCTGTCTGTGACCATGATCGCGCTCTCCATCGCCATTCTGGTGGTGAGCCGCTACACCTTCGACTCGGTCAAGCGCATGAGCGAGGTGGAGTTCGGCTCGCGTCATCGGGAGGATGTGACCGTGATTTTCAACGAGGCCATGCCGCCTTCGACCGCGTTCAGCTTCGCGTCGATGAAGGGGGTGCTCGATGCGGAATATTATCGCGAGGAGCCGGTTCGGCTGCGGTTCGGTTCCCATTCGCGGCGGCAAACGCTGAAAGGCTTGCAGAAAACCGACGGTTTGCAGCGCCTGACCGACAGCAATGACCGGCTGCAGAATCTCCCCGCCCGTGGTTTGCTTTTGACGACCACGCTGGCCGACCTGCTCGACGTCAAGGCGGGTGATGTGCTACAGGTCGAGTTTTTGCAGGGGGAGCGCCGTTCGGTGGAGGTGCCGGTGGCAGGAACCATCGACGAACTTCTCGGTCTTTCAGCGTATCTTCGCATCGATGAGCTGAATCGCCTCGCCGGAGATGGCGGCGCGCTGAGCGCAGCATTGCTGAAGCTCGACGGTTCGAAGCGCATCGCGTTGTACGAGCGCTTCAAGCAGACGCCGGGGATTGCCGGTGTCATGATGCTTCAGGCCATGAAAAAGAGCTTCGACGAGATGATCGCCAAAAGCATGAACACCTCGACCTTCATCCTGACAGCGTTCGCCTGCGTGCTGGCGTTCGCGATGATCTACAACGGTGCGCGCATCACCTTGTCGGAGCGGGTGCGTGAGCTGTCGAGCCTTCGCGTGCTCGGCATGACCAAGCGGGAGATCGCCGTGATCCTCCTCGGCGAGCAGGCAGTTTTCTGCATCGCGGCCATTCCGCTCGGCTTTGCGATTGGCGTCGTGCTTTCGGTTCTGCTGGCGAAAGCGTTGAGTTCGGAACTGTACCGGATGCCGCTTGTTTTTACGCCGGTCAACTTTCTTTTTGCCTTTGCCGTTATGGTTACGGTTGCTATCGTTACGGGTCTGATTGTGGGTCGCAGAATCCATACGCTCGACCTGATCGCCGTTTTGAAAACAAGGGAGTGA
- a CDS encoding ABC transporter ATP-binding protein, producing MIDQAHQSVLTVDGVSKSYLMGEVTVKALHDISLDFGAGQLVVLLGASGSGKSTLLNIVGGLDVPDTGKVTFRGKDINASGEEGLTAYRRRSIGFVFQFYNLISSLSALENVQLVTELVENPMPPDEALRLVGLGDRINHFPSQLSGGEQQRVAIARAVAKRPELLLCDEPTGALDYTTGKLVLEVIEKVNRELGTTTLVITHNVSIAGMADRVITLRSGEVIEDRRNEEKISPSELSW from the coding sequence ATGATCGATCAAGCGCATCAATCCGTTCTTACCGTCGATGGGGTGTCGAAAAGTTACCTGATGGGTGAGGTGACCGTCAAGGCTCTGCACGACATTTCGCTCGATTTCGGGGCAGGCCAGCTCGTGGTGCTGCTCGGCGCGTCGGGCAGCGGGAAATCGACGCTGCTCAACATTGTCGGCGGCCTCGACGTGCCCGATACCGGCAAAGTCACCTTCCGGGGCAAGGACATCAACGCTTCGGGCGAGGAGGGCTTGACCGCCTACCGCCGCCGCTCCATCGGCTTCGTCTTCCAGTTTTACAACCTCATCTCAAGCCTCTCGGCGCTCGAAAACGTGCAGCTCGTGACCGAGCTCGTCGAAAATCCCATGCCGCCAGACGAAGCGTTGCGCCTCGTCGGCCTTGGCGACCGCATTAACCATTTCCCATCCCAGCTTTCCGGTGGCGAGCAGCAGCGCGTCGCCATCGCCCGCGCGGTCGCCAAACGCCCGGAACTGCTGCTCTGCGACGAACCCACCGGCGCGCTCGACTACACTACTGGCAAGCTCGTGCTGGAAGTGATTGAAAAAGTCAACCGCGAACTCGGCACCACCACGCTCGTCATCACGCACAATGTTTCCATCGCGGGCATGGCAGACCGGGTTATTACGTTGCGAAGTGGGGAGGTGATTGAGGATCGGCGGAATGAAGAGAAGATTTCGCCTTCGGAGTTGTCGTGGTGA
- a CDS encoding SET domain-containing protein, giving the protein MTPLLFFIATIIFAAGAAAGAVAVNVLRKKQDGICRGSVRIGPSTVAGRGAFALKAINEGDIIERCPALEVNEKDIGGELYNYVFYGSDETRRLVAMGYGMMFNHSSTPNVAYYREDTPTGTELVLYALRNISEGEEMYYNYGDEWWSSRGEKADF; this is encoded by the coding sequence ATGACACCACTTCTCTTTTTTATAGCGACCATCATCTTCGCCGCCGGGGCGGCTGCGGGCGCGGTTGCCGTCAACGTTCTCCGCAAAAAGCAGGACGGAATCTGCCGCGGCAGCGTGCGCATCGGTCCATCGACGGTCGCCGGACGCGGCGCATTTGCGCTCAAAGCGATCAACGAAGGCGACATCATCGAGCGCTGCCCGGCGCTTGAAGTGAACGAAAAAGACATCGGCGGCGAACTCTACAACTACGTCTTTTACGGCAGCGACGAAACCCGCAGACTCGTGGCCATGGGCTACGGCATGATGTTCAACCACTCCTCGACCCCCAACGTCGCCTACTACCGCGAAGACACCCCAACCGGCACCGAGCTGGTGCTCTACGCCCTGCGCAACATCAGCGAAGGCGAAGAGATGTACTACAACTACGGCGACGAATGGTGGAGTTCAAGAGGCGAAAAGGCAGATTTTTGA
- a CDS encoding iron-containing alcohol dehydrogenase, whose translation MSSEQNLDFSILPLPRIHFGAGKLSCLPSSVSAYGRTLLLVTGRSTLRRSEAASGLLEEFHRSGIEVELLEVAGEPSPELIDHAVELGRKRPFDAVAAIGGGSVLDAGKAISGMLLQHHSVERFIEGRPGVLLHDGRKVPFIAVPTTSGTGSEVTNNSVISRVGPGGFKRSLRHPAFVPDVAIIDPELMVSLPREVTVSTGMDAFTQLLEAYLSPFASAYTDALCCSGLEHFARSFEAASGDGAASVAVRADMAYAALMSGIALANAGLGIVHGFASSVGGLFDIPHGTLCATLLAEATRENIRQLQAKGEPSVGLSKFANAARILTGKSFSSEAEACEQLVAKLEAWQEQFAFPRLGEFGMSEEDFEEIIATTRSKSNAAPLDAAAMRRILAARV comes from the coding sequence ATGTCGAGTGAGCAAAACCTCGATTTTTCCATTCTGCCGTTGCCGCGCATCCATTTCGGCGCGGGCAAGCTTTCTTGCCTGCCTTCATCCGTTTCGGCATACGGCCGCACTCTGTTGCTGGTGACTGGCCGGAGCACGCTTCGGCGCTCCGAAGCGGCTTCGGGGTTGCTGGAAGAGTTTCATCGCTCTGGGATCGAGGTCGAACTTCTGGAGGTCGCGGGCGAGCCGTCGCCTGAACTGATCGACCATGCCGTGGAGCTTGGGCGCAAGCGCCCGTTCGATGCGGTTGCGGCAATCGGCGGTGGCAGTGTGCTCGATGCGGGCAAGGCGATTTCGGGCATGCTGCTCCAGCACCATTCGGTCGAGCGTTTCATCGAAGGACGTCCGGGCGTATTGCTGCACGACGGACGCAAAGTGCCGTTTATCGCTGTGCCGACCACCTCGGGCACCGGCAGCGAAGTGACGAACAACTCGGTCATCAGCCGCGTCGGGCCGGGTGGCTTCAAGCGCTCGCTGCGCCATCCGGCATTCGTGCCCGATGTGGCGATTATCGATCCGGAGCTGATGGTGAGCCTGCCGCGCGAGGTGACGGTTTCGACCGGCATGGACGCCTTCACCCAGTTGCTCGAAGCCTACCTCTCGCCTTTCGCCAGCGCCTACACCGACGCGCTCTGTTGCAGTGGCCTGGAGCACTTCGCCCGCTCGTTCGAGGCTGCCAGCGGCGACGGCGCGGCTTCGGTTGCTGTGCGCGCCGACATGGCCTACGCAGCGCTGATGTCGGGCATCGCGCTGGCCAACGCGGGTCTAGGCATCGTGCACGGCTTCGCCTCGTCGGTCGGCGGCCTGTTCGACATCCCTCACGGCACGCTCTGCGCCACGCTGCTCGCCGAAGCCACCCGCGAGAACATTCGCCAGCTTCAGGCAAAAGGGGAGCCTTCAGTCGGCCTGTCCAAATTTGCCAACGCGGCCAGAATTCTCACCGGCAAATCATTTTCGAGCGAAGCCGAAGCGTGCGAGCAACTTGTCGCAAAGCTCGAAGCGTGGCAGGAGCAGTTCGCGTTTCCGCGTCTCGGCGAGTTCGGGATGAGCGAGGAAGATTTCGAGGAGATCATCGCCACAACGCGAAGCAAGAGTAACGCAGCTCCGCTTGATGCAGCTGCGATGCGGCGGATTCTCGCAGCGAGGGTTTGA
- a CDS encoding DUF134 domain-containing protein encodes MKNQRAGRPVSCRSVEDVPKVTCFLPEGVRPERQQNVVLTLDEVESLRLADLDGLYHADAAEKMKVSRQTFGRIIKSARKKVADALVGGKTICIEGGNIDQPCPNEAAEGEAACVCLHCGHRQPWVQGIPCRTARCPQCGKLLIRQGRYSNVE; translated from the coding sequence ATGAAAAACCAGCGCGCGGGCAGACCGGTCAGCTGCCGTTCTGTCGAAGATGTTCCCAAAGTGACCTGCTTTCTCCCCGAAGGGGTGCGCCCGGAGCGCCAGCAGAATGTGGTGCTGACGCTCGATGAGGTCGAGTCCCTGCGGCTTGCGGACCTTGATGGGCTGTACCACGCCGATGCGGCTGAAAAGATGAAGGTCTCCCGCCAGACCTTTGGGCGCATCATCAAATCCGCCCGGAAAAAGGTTGCCGACGCCTTGGTGGGCGGCAAGACTATCTGCATCGAGGGTGGTAACATCGACCAGCCTTGTCCGAACGAAGCGGCGGAGGGGGAGGCGGCTTGCGTCTGTCTGCACTGCGGCCACCGCCAGCCTTGGGTGCAGGGCATTCCGTGCCGGACGGCGCGTTGCCCGCAGTGCGGTAAACTGTTGATTCGTCAGGGGAGGTACAGCAATGTCGAGTGA
- a CDS encoding OsmC family protein has product MASDLIVTFGGGKKVNAEFRGFTIKTDQSVHGGGEGSAPEPFALFLASIGTCAGIYVYSFCQSREIPTDGIKIVQSHEPKAGGRGIGKITLTIEVPPTFPEKYKDAVINAANLCAVKKHIMEPPAFEVKTEVVEG; this is encoded by the coding sequence ATGGCCAGTGATTTGATCGTGACGTTCGGCGGCGGTAAAAAGGTTAACGCCGAATTCAGAGGATTTACCATCAAGACCGACCAGTCCGTTCACGGCGGTGGCGAGGGTTCTGCCCCCGAGCCTTTTGCCCTGTTTCTCGCTTCAATCGGCACCTGCGCAGGCATCTACGTCTATTCGTTTTGCCAGAGCCGCGAGATTCCGACCGACGGCATAAAAATCGTGCAGAGTCACGAGCCTAAAGCGGGTGGGCGCGGTATCGGCAAGATTACCCTGACCATCGAGGTTCCGCCGACCTTCCCGGAAAAGTACAAGGATGCGGTTATCAACGCAGCCAACCTCTGCGCGGTCAAGAAGCACATCATGGAACCCCCGGCTTTCGAGGTGAAAACCGAAGTGGTCGAGGGCTGA